In the genome of bacterium, the window CCTCTACCACCTAGGTATTTCCTTTGCCAAACATCGAGGCATCGCAGAGGAACTGTTGAAGATTCCGTTTGCTCTCCTGGCAGCTCTTGTTCCTATGCTTTTCTTCGCCATCAGTAAGTCATATGCTCCCAAGCAGAGAGTACGGTTGTTGGTTGCACTCGCCCTTGGTGCAGGTACCGGGATATTCTTCCTTTCCGGGGTTTTCTTTTCACACGCATCGGCCGCGGCTTTCCTGTTGATAAGTTTCTACTTCACACTGCGGGCTCGGGAAAATACGAACTGGTTTTGGCTCTCGGGGGCGGCCGGCGGCACGGCGTTTTTTTTCGAATACCCGGCACTCTTCCTGGCGATCGCCATCCATCTCAACTATCTCAGCCAGCAGCGAAGAATGGAGATTGGTAAGGCGATCTTAGCAGCACTGCCGTTTGTTGTATGCGTCCTGGCCTTGAATTTCCAAATTACGGGGAATCCGCTGGATTTTCCCTACTACCATACCGGCGACTGGCCAGGATCGCCATTACCAGTGAACAGCAACAGGTTTGAGCTGGGACATGTTACGTTTCAGTACGCGGCTCAGATGTTCTTTTTTGGCCAATCATTTCCGCGAGCTCACAATTACGACAACTACTTCCAGGGTCTGTTCCTCTACTCTCCATTCCTTCTGTTAGGCCTCTTTTTTTCAAGGAAAGAACACGTGATCTTGCTCTTGGGCTGTCTCGCTGTCGCTCTTCTGTACCTTGGTTCGGTCGTAGATGATGCCGTTGGGGGATGTACTTTCTCAAACAGGTACCTTGTGATCACGCTTCCTTTTCTGGCACTGCCGGCCCTACAGCTCGTCCAACATTGGCCTAAGGCGTTTGCGATTGCTGCGGGCGCGTCCATTGCTATGAACTTCATTGGAGCCACCACTGTTCCCCTGTCGTGCGCCCGGTTCCCCTTGGGGGAAGCGATCACTTATCTTCCGGCGTATCTTCCGGCGCTCTTGCGGCATGCGGCAATGCTTTCGGCGTTTGCGATCATTCCCTTCGTGTTTTTCCCTTCCATTGCGCGAAAGGGAGAAGAGGTAATCCGGGTACTCTCTGCGAGAAGTTAGTCGGTGGGGTCTGGTGTCATGGTAGGATCTGAAGTCGCGGTTATGGAACGTTGCGGGAATGATGTTGCGGTGGACCGCGCCTTCGACAAGCCCACTCAAAGTCTTCATTACGTCGTGTGAGGTTGGCCAAGGCGCTTGGACGACGAATGAGGAAAAACTGAGATACGCTCATGAATTATCCGACAAGAAATATGTACAAAGTGATGGGGGACTTGGCGAGAAGGAACTTCGAAGATTATTTTTTCCGATCGTGTCTATTTCAATTATATCGTAGATAATTGCATCGACATCATGCGGGGACAACTGATCTCGGAAGTCGTGTGCTGGCGGCTGAATCTCCTCGTGATCTCCATCCTGAAAATGAGACAACATGTGAGATCGGTCACGCAGTTGCTGAGATCTGGCGTCAAGAGCTCTCATATTGCCCAAATCGAAGTAAGATGATCTTTCTAACAGTGGTCGGGGCGCCCGGACTTGAACCGGGGACCTTCTGCTCCCAAAGCAGACGCGCTACCAAGCTGCGCCACGCCCCGAGTGTTTCGATGCTATCACGCCCCCGCGCAGCGCGTCAAACGATTCCCGAGCGAGGAATTCTCGCGACAAGCGATGAATACGCTGGCGCTTCCCAGCCTGACCCAAGGGGACGTCGGCGTGATTGATTCTGATGAACGTGCTTCTCCTTCGGCCTCGCTCGCCTCCCTCGCCGAAGCCTACCTGCTGGCGTTATTCGAGACTTACCCGACCATGGCGGCCGGGCTGGGCCTGCACGAGTACGATGGCCGGATGCCGGACGTCCGCGAACCGGCGCGTGCCCGGCGGGTCACAGGCCTTCGGGGCCTTCGCGCTCGATTGGACGCGATCCGCGCGACGGAGTTCGGGCCCGATGACGCGCACGACCACACCCTTCTCGGGCTGGCCATCGATGAAGAGTTGTTCGAACTCGAGCAGTTGCGCGAATTTACGCGGAATCCCCTGGCATTCTCGGGGCCCATCGATGTCAGCGGCTACATTAAACGAGAGTATGCCCCGTTTCAAGAACGCGTCAAGGCGCTGACGGAGCATCTTCAACAGGTGCCCGAGTATCTGGATGGGGCCCGTGCGGCGCTCCGCGAGCGGGTTCCCCGGCCGTTTCTCGATACCGCGCTCGAAGTCTACGCAGGGACCATCCAGTTTCAGGAAGAGGACCTCAGACGCGCGGTGCGATCCGCCGATCCCGACGTGCTCCTGGAGGCGTTCGAACACGCCAACGACGCCGCCGTGGCTGCGCTCCGCCGGTTCGTGCAGTATCTGGAGGATGAGGTTCGTCCGCACGCCGTCGAGGAGTTTGCGATCGGGGAGGACCACTTCCGCTCGATGTTGCAATTGGGTGAGATGGTCGATCTTCCCATCGAGCGCCTGCTCGAGATCGGCCGCGAGGATCTGGCCCGCAACTCGGCCCGGCTCCGGGACGCAGTCAAACGAATCGATGCCGGGGCTTCGGTCCGCGACATCCTGATGCGGCAGGCGCAGGATCACCCGTCGACCGAACGGCTCATTCCCGAGGCCGCAGACCTGCTCGAAGAACTACGGGCATTTGTCGAAGCTGAGGGGCTCGTCGCGATCCCGTCCCAGGTCCGCTGCCGCGTGGAGGAGACGCCGCCGTTCGCCCGGTGGGCGTTTGCGATGATGGATACCTCGGGGCCGTTCGAGACCGCAGGGGAATCATTTTATTATGTCACGCCTCCCGACCCCGGATGGACGGCCGAGCAAGCCGAAGAGTGGCTGCGCAAGTTCGACTACGCGACGCTGCGCGACGTCGGCATCCACGAAGTCTATCCGGGACACTATGTCCATTTCCTCCATATGAAGCAGGTGCCGCGGCCTCTCCGGCGTGTCCTCACCAGTTATTCGTTCGTGGAAGGATGGGCGCACTACTGTGAGGAGATGATGCTCGAGGCCGGCTATCGTGGGGGAGACCCACACCTCCAACTGGCGCAGTTGTCCGAGGCGCTCCTCCGGAACGTGCGGTTCCTCGTGTCCATCGAGATGCACACGCGCGGGCTCACCAAGGACGCCGCAGCCGAAATGTTCGTGGCCGACGCGTACATGGACCCCCTCCCCGCCGACCGCGAGGCGGTGCGCGGGACCTTCGATCCCGGGTATCTCAACTACACTTTGGGAAAGTTGATGCTGAGGAAGCTACGCGACGATCTCAAGCAGGAAGAACACGGCCAGTTTTCGCTACGGCGGTTCCACGATCGCTTGCTGGAGTTAGGCGCCCCTCCGGTCCCGCTCGCTCGCCGGCGGTTCCTCTCGGACACATCCCGCCCGCTCTAAGCGGGACCTACGGCTTGGGCTCTTGGGGCGGTGGCGATGGCGGCGGTCCGCCGGCGGCCCGCTGCGCTTTGATCGCCTCCGCCTTGGCTTTGGCGGCGGCGATCCGTTCCTCTCGGCTCATCTCCTCCCCGGGCTGCGCCGGTCCGGTGGAGGGGGCGGGTGTCGCAGCGCCCGCGGGCTTCGGGGCGGTGGCCCCCGGCGCCGCTGGGGTCGCAGGCTTAGCCGGTGCCGGGACGGCCTTCGGGGCGATCGGTTGGCCGAGGAACTCTTGGCGGAGGTACTGCTCGACGGCCGCATTGATGCGCTCCCGCTGGTCGGCTTTGCCGGCCATGGCGTCCGCCACCCACGCCTTGTCAACCCGATACGTGGTCATACGCTTGCCCTGCGTAAAGTGGACCAGATAGTGCCCCATCGAGTCCTGCAGGACGAGGATCCCCACCTGGAGCCGAAGCGAGATGGCGATTGCGCTCACGAGGTGGAAGACCCACCGTTCTTTCTCGTCCATCGCGGTCGGTGCGAGCGTCTCCGCGACCGACCGGCCGGCGAGCGGATTCACGGGCCGGAGCCGCGCCCGCGCAAACTGTTTCCGGGCTTTGGCGAGGAGATCGTCTTTGACGTCCGCTAACGCCACCGCGACCGAAAACGCCCAGATAAAGAGAATCGCGAAAGTCAATGACCAGTAGGTCAGAAACTTACTCAGGGTCATTCCGCTCCTTTCCGGGTGTCGGGGAGACGTGGCCCTCCGCGATTACTTGGCGCTTCCGGCCGGTCGATCCTTCCCCGGCATATTCAGGATTTCGACCAGGTGGGGCTCTGCCGCCCGGAGCGCCCGGGCCCGATGGCTGATCCGATTCTTGACCTCCGCAGGGACCTCCGCCATCGTTCTGGTCTCCCCCCGCGGCACAAAGATCGGATCGTATCCAAACCCCCCGGCGCCGCTAGGGCGCGTCGCGATCCATCCCTCGCAGATGCCCTCGAAAACATGGACCGTCCCGTCGGGGTGCGCCAGGGCTACGGCGGCGACGTACCGAGCCGTGCGCTTCGGATCCGGAAGCTCCTGGAGCAATTGGAGGATCCGGATGTTGCGTTCGGCATCGGTCGCCGCCGGACCGAGGAATCTGGCGGAATGGACGCCGGGGGACCCCCCCAGCGCGTCGATCTCGAGTCCCGAATCGTCGGCGAGGGCGGTGAGGCCGGAGGCACTCGACACCGTACGCGCCTTTGCCGCCGCATTCTCGGCGTAGGTCGCCCCCTCCTCCGCCACTTCGCCGATCTGGGGGAGATCCATCAAGGAGACCCAGCCGATCTCGAGGTGACCGTAAATGGCCGTCACTTCGCGGATCTTCCCGAGGTTTCGGGTCGCCAGGGCGAAGCGGACCCGCGCCGCGCCGACGCTCACGAAGTGGTGAGGATGTCGGACAGCGCCTCTCGTTGCTTTGCGATCAGGGTGACGATCCCCCGTTCCGCGAGGGCGATGAGGGTGTTGGCTTCTGCTTTGGTGAACGCCGCACCCTCCCCGGTTCCTTGGATCTCCACGAACTTCCCTGACTCCGTCATGACGATGTTCATATCCACTCGGGCTCGGGAGTCCTCTGAATAGGTGAGGTCGAGGGAGGGGACGCCATCGATAATGCCGACGCTGGTCGCGGCCAGGAACTCGCGCACGGGCAACTTGGAGACCGTCCCCGTCCGCTTGAGCAGAGCCAGGGCGTCCATGACGGCGACAAACGCGCCGGTGATGGAGGCCGTTCGAGTCCCCCCATCCGCCTGGAGGACGTCGCAATCCACCCAGATCGTCCGCTCTCCCAACCGCTCGAGATCAATGACGGCCCTGAGGGACCGGCCGATCAGGCGCTGGATCTCGTGGACCCGGCCGCCGACCTTGCCGGTCGAGGCATCGCGGGGACTCCGATCCTGCGTCGCGCGTGGCAGCATGCCGTACTCGGCCGTCAACCAGCCATGACCGGCGCCGCGCAGCCACGGAGGGACGCGGTCCTCGATGGTCGCGGTGCAGACGACGCGAGTATCTCCTAACTCGACCAGCACCGAGCCTTCGGCGTACTTCGTGTACCGGCGCCGCAATACCAAGGAGCGGAGTTCATCCGGCCGTCGTCCGTCGCTGCGTTGCACTCGTGAGGGCTCCTTCCCGGGCATCGCTCACGTGGTCCCGCGCATTGGTCCTCGGCGCGAGCGCGCAGTATCTTCGCGGCAGCGGCAAACCGCTCCTTCGAACGCTCAGGGGGCCGGCGCCGCGGTGCGCGCGCCGAGGTACCGGACGATCGCGCGGGCGATCGCCTCCGCAATCCGCCGCTGGGTAGCAGGACTCCGGAGGAGCCGCTCCTCTGCCGGATTGCTTATGAAGGCCGTCTCGAGGAGCACCGCGGGCATCGGGGAGTTCACGATGACGTAGAAGTCGGCGGCCCGGACTCCCCGGTCGGGCTCACCCAGCGCCTGCACGACCTCGCTCTGGATCACGGCCGCGAGTGACGCGCTCTCGGGGGTCGCGTAGTACGTCTCGGTGCCCTTCTTCGACGAGTATTGACTGGCATTCGCGTGAATGCTGACGAAGACGACGCCGCCTTCTCGACGGGCGATGTCCGGCCGGTCCTCGAGCCCGACCAGGGCGTTGGTGGTCCGTGTCAGGACCACCCGCACATGCTGATGCTCGAGGGCCTGCCGCACCATGTGTCCGATCTCGAGCGTGACATCCGCCTCCCGGACCCCCGTGGGGCCGATCGCTCCGCTGTCCGGGCCGCCGTGGCCCGGATCAATGACGACCGCGGGGGGCCGCTTTGCGGCCCGCGCGATGTCGCTGAGCGCGATCGTCAGCGTCCGGCCTCCATCGGTCGATGTCGTCGTCACGCTCGTCCTCCGATGGAAGTAGACCAGCACTCGAGTGAGGTTCGGCTGGACCTGCAACTGCGCGACCACGATGTTGCGGACCGCGTCGCTCCCGATCTCAAGGTCCTCACGCCGGGGAAGAAACAGGCCGCCCGGGAGATCGACGGCCAATCGATCCGGGTAGGTGAACTGCCGGACGACGGGCGCCACCGGTTGAGAGGCCAGAATGGTCAGCCGTCCCGTCCCTTCCGCGATCCGATAGTCGACCGCCCGGATATGGAACGCCCCCGGAGTGTCGACGAACTCGGGAAGAGATGGGGCCGCGCGGGGCTCGGGGGCGGCGGCGCCGCTGGAGTGCTCCGGCTCGCGTACTGCCGGACCCTGATTGGGTGCCTCCGGAGGACCGGTCGGCGCGGGGTTCGTGTCCCTCGGAAGCGCGTTCCCTGCCGTGGCTGTCCCGGACACGGTGACGGCCACGCCCTCGCCATCGACGGCGACGGCGTAGGGAACAGGACGAATCAGATCGAGGACGACCCTCGTGACATCCGGCCGAACGCTGAACTGGGCGGCCCGGACGGCCACCACGTCTGGATCGCCGACTTCCATCCGTGCGTCCTTCAGGCTATCGACGGCGCTGAGGATATCGACCACGAGACGATCCGGGTCTGTCAGCACAGACACCTGGGTCTGCACCGGACCGGTGGCGTGCACGCGGACCACGAGCCCATCGGTGCCCCGATGCCAGGTCATCCCCGTCACCTGAGAAACCGCTTCGATGATGTCCGCATCCCCGCTGACCCTCACGTAGGCTCCAAGAGTCCGGAGGAACGCTGCGACGGGGACCCACACGGCTCCAGACCGACGGGCGGGGGAGACCGGTAGGGTCACCTGGCTCCCGGCCACGAGCGCTGTGGGATCGCCGACGGTGAGGCGGACCACGGTGCCGGCGCGGGAGGTCACCGTCCCTGCGCGGGCATCGTGCTCCCACGCCACGGTCGCGCCAAATGCTCTGGCGAGCGGGGCGAGCGGCGCCACCAGCACGCCGCGATCGAGAGCCGGAGGCGTGGAAAACGAAACCGGGGTCTCGTTGACAATCACCCGAGGCCGTCCGCTCTGAGCCGGGACCGCGAAGACGGACGACGAAACAGATAGGGCGAGGATCGAGGCGACCGCCAGCGCGGTCCACGCCTGCTTCATCCAGTCCTCCGAAGCTGCGCCGCGCGGGCGACCGATTCCACGGCGGCCGGAGTCCTCCGGCCGCCGTGGTCACGCTGCGAACCCTTGTTATCCTGGGGCTATCGCCCTCGGCTGTGCGTCTGCGACTTGCGGGCGGCGTGACCGTCGCCGCTGCCATTGAGCACAAACCGCCGGTCGAGCGCCTTGAGCCGCTCCATGATGCCGCCGTACTCCAGCTCCTCCATCCCGAGCATCGCCGGGTTGAAGAAGCCTTGCGAGCGGATCTCCGCGCCCTTCCGCACCGCCTGCTCCAAGAACACTTCCCACACCTTATTCCTGAAGAGATCCATCGGGCCGGCGAGGACGCCGTCCTTCATGGAGTACCCGGCCGCCGACACCATGGGCAGGCAGTAAAAAATGCTGGAATCGGTGTTGAGGGGCACCGGGGCGAGCGGCATGTTGTGGCTTCCGCGACAGTCCCCGGCGACGAAGGGGATCTTGCTGAACGCCAACCCAAACTCCTCGGTCGCGGGGAAGATCTTCTGCGTGCGCACGATCGCCACCGGGTCGTCCTTCCCCACGTACCGGCCGGCGATGTGCTTGAGCCGGGTGGTGCTCAGCGATGCCGCCTGCTCGTCCGGGTACGCGCGAGAGGTGATGCTCTTCACGACAAATCGCCCAGTGTCCCGCAGCAGCGCCGCGAGATCGTACAGATCTTCGGGAGCATTCAGTGTGATCTCCCGCTCCGCCTCGGTATGGTTGACATCGACGACGGTGAACGTAAAGCCCTTCCCGACGTCGGGGCTCAGCAGGAGCCCCCCGCAGTACATGGGGTCGCAGAACGTCAGGTAGAGCAGGAGGTTGAACGCGCCGGGCTCGGTCTTGTCGGCGGTGAGCACCATGAAGGGCTCGGCCGCTCGCTCCACGATCTCCATCTCCGCCACCCCGGGCCCCATCCCCTGGATGTTGCCCGAGAACTCGCTCTTGAGGATATCCTGCTTCGCCCCATACAGCCCCTGGCGCTCCGCCACGGACCCGGCCGCGAGGAAGACGTCATAGGCGAGCCGGTGCACGGCCTCGGCTTCGACGCCGTGGCGGTGGGTCATCGTCAGGCAGATGTCGTCCCCCGTGTGGGTCACGCGGAAATCGATCAGCAGCTTCCCGCGCTGGGCCCCCACCATCTCGGAGGCCACGCTGAGCATCTCGGCGCTGGGCTGGGTGTGCCCGCCGATACTCCCTACGTCCGCTTTGATCGCCGTGATCGTGATTGGGGATCGACCCGTGGACCCTGCCATTCCCGCACCTCCAAGGGAT includes:
- a CDS encoding DUF885 domain-containing protein; translated protein: MIDSDERASPSASLASLAEAYLLALFETYPTMAAGLGLHEYDGRMPDVREPARARRVTGLRGLRARLDAIRATEFGPDDAHDHTLLGLAIDEELFELEQLREFTRNPLAFSGPIDVSGYIKREYAPFQERVKALTEHLQQVPEYLDGARAALRERVPRPFLDTALEVYAGTIQFQEEDLRRAVRSADPDVLLEAFEHANDAAVAALRRFVQYLEDEVRPHAVEEFAIGEDHFRSMLQLGEMVDLPIERLLEIGREDLARNSARLRDAVKRIDAGASVRDILMRQAQDHPSTERLIPEAADLLEELRAFVEAEGLVAIPSQVRCRVEETPPFARWAFAMMDTSGPFETAGESFYYVTPPDPGWTAEQAEEWLRKFDYATLRDVGIHEVYPGHYVHFLHMKQVPRPLRRVLTSYSFVEGWAHYCEEMMLEAGYRGGDPHLQLAQLSEALLRNVRFLVSIEMHTRGLTKDAAAEMFVADAYMDPLPADREAVRGTFDPGYLNYTLGKLMLRKLRDDLKQEEHGQFSLRRFHDRLLELGAPPVPLARRRFLSDTSRPL
- the rdgB gene encoding RdgB/HAM1 family non-canonical purine NTP pyrophosphatase, which translates into the protein MSVGAARVRFALATRNLGKIREVTAIYGHLEIGWVSLMDLPQIGEVAEEGATYAENAAAKARTVSSASGLTALADDSGLEIDALGGSPGVHSARFLGPAATDAERNIRILQLLQELPDPKRTARYVAAVALAHPDGTVHVFEGICEGWIATRPSGAGGFGYDPIFVPRGETRTMAEVPAEVKNRISHRARALRAAEPHLVEILNMPGKDRPAGSAK
- the rph gene encoding ribonuclease PH; translated protein: MQRSDGRRPDELRSLVLRRRYTKYAEGSVLVELGDTRVVCTATIEDRVPPWLRGAGHGWLTAEYGMLPRATQDRSPRDASTGKVGGRVHEIQRLIGRSLRAVIDLERLGERTIWVDCDVLQADGGTRTASITGAFVAVMDALALLKRTGTVSKLPVREFLAATSVGIIDGVPSLDLTYSEDSRARVDMNIVMTESGKFVEIQGTGEGAAFTKAEANTLIALAERGIVTLIAKQREALSDILTTS
- a CDS encoding N-acetylmuramoyl-L-alanine amidase, which translates into the protein MKQAWTALAVASILALSVSSSVFAVPAQSGRPRVIVNETPVSFSTPPALDRGVLVAPLAPLARAFGATVAWEHDARAGTVTSRAGTVVRLTVGDPTALVAGSQVTLPVSPARRSGAVWVPVAAFLRTLGAYVRVSGDADIIEAVSQVTGMTWHRGTDGLVVRVHATGPVQTQVSVLTDPDRLVVDILSAVDSLKDARMEVGDPDVVAVRAAQFSVRPDVTRVVLDLIRPVPYAVAVDGEGVAVTVSGTATAGNALPRDTNPAPTGPPEAPNQGPAVREPEHSSGAAAPEPRAAPSLPEFVDTPGAFHIRAVDYRIAEGTGRLTILASQPVAPVVRQFTYPDRLAVDLPGGLFLPRREDLEIGSDAVRNIVVAQLQVQPNLTRVLVYFHRRTSVTTTSTDGGRTLTIALSDIARAAKRPPAVVIDPGHGGPDSGAIGPTGVREADVTLEIGHMVRQALEHQHVRVVLTRTTNALVGLEDRPDIARREGGVVFVSIHANASQYSSKKGTETYYATPESASLAAVIQSEVVQALGEPDRGVRAADFYVIVNSPMPAVLLETAFISNPAEERLLRSPATQRRIAEAIARAIVRYLGARTAAPAP
- a CDS encoding fructose 1,6-bisphosphatase — its product is MAGSTGRSPITITAIKADVGSIGGHTQPSAEMLSVASEMVGAQRGKLLIDFRVTHTGDDICLTMTHRHGVEAEAVHRLAYDVFLAAGSVAERQGLYGAKQDILKSEFSGNIQGMGPGVAEMEIVERAAEPFMVLTADKTEPGAFNLLLYLTFCDPMYCGGLLLSPDVGKGFTFTVVDVNHTEAEREITLNAPEDLYDLAALLRDTGRFVVKSITSRAYPDEQAASLSTTRLKHIAGRYVGKDDPVAIVRTQKIFPATEEFGLAFSKIPFVAGDCRGSHNMPLAPVPLNTDSSIFYCLPMVSAAGYSMKDGVLAGPMDLFRNKVWEVFLEQAVRKGAEIRSQGFFNPAMLGMEELEYGGIMERLKALDRRFVLNGSGDGHAARKSQTHSRGR